A window of Hallerella porci genomic DNA:
CCCTAAAAGTTCTTGCAAAACGCGCAGATCCATTCCCGCTTCTAAGCAGTGCGTCGCAAAAGAATGCCGAAAAGTATGCGGTGTCACGTGTTTTTCTAAATGCGCAGTAAATTTTTGAATCAACTGCCACGCTCCCATGCGGCTCATCTTTTTTCCGCGGGCGTTGACGATGACGGTATTTGACTTCGGTGCAAGTTCTAAGCGCGGACCTTGCATCCAAATTTTCAAATTTTCTTTTGCTTTCGAACCGAGCGGAACCAAACGCTGCTTGTTGCCTTTCCCAATCGGCGTAATCCATTCATTTTCAAAATCGATGTCTTGCGGACGGAGCGAAAGCGCTTCGGCAATGCGCAATCCTTCGGAATAAAGAAGTTCGATGAGCGCTGTATCGCGTTCAGGATTTTTTGAAATTTCTTGAATTTTATCAAAGACGCTGTCAATTTCTTCGATGGTCAGGCATTCGGGAAGATAATGGCCGAGACGCGGCGTCGCAAGCAGAGAATCGATGGAATACGCAAAAATTTTTTCGCGCTGTAAAAATTTGAGAAATCCGCGAAGGCTTGAAAAATGGCGGGCGACAGAAGTCGGGCTATAATTTTCTGCGCTCGCCACTTCCGTTAAAAAAGCATCTAAATCTTCGGGAGTTAACGCCGAAAGCGGCGATTCACGCTTATCCGCCCAATCGATAAAATGCCGCAAATCTTCGCCGTAACTTTGCAAAGTTGCGGGGGAGAGATTCCGCTCCACGCCTAAAAAAGACAAGTAAGAGTCTAAGCATTCTGCGTTCGACATTTTCTTCAGCCAAAAAATTTCATGTAATTCTCAGAACGAAAGGTAGAAATTTCTAAAAAATCCCTTGCCAGCGCAAAAAATTTTTTCTATCATTGTCTGCGCTTGGATGATTAGCTCAGTCGGTAGAGCAGCTGACTCTTAATCAGCGGGTCGTAGGTTCGATCCCTACATCATCCACGAAAGACCACTTTTTCAAAAGCGGTCTTTTTTTATGCTTGAGTTTAACGATTTTTGTTGAACTTTTGAAAAAGAAGCACGAATAAAAGGAAAGTTTTTGATTAAAAAATTTGATTTTTAAATTCAAGACGAAAAAATATTTTGAAATGGAATAAAATTTATCGAAAAATGGAATTTTTTAGAATTGAAAACTAAAAAATGCGGCATTTTGCAGGAATAATCAAGAAAAATCGCTGCAGAAAAATAAAATTTGGAAAAATGAGATTCATAAATCGTCAATTTTGTAGACGAAAACGGCAAATTTTGAAAAAATCATTCGGAAAAGCAGCAAAATACCGTTAAAAT
This region includes:
- a CDS encoding tyrosine recombinase, which encodes MSNAECLDSYLSFLGVERNLSPATLQSYGEDLRHFIDWADKRESPLSALTPEDLDAFLTEVASAENYSPTSVARHFSSLRGFLKFLQREKIFAYSIDSLLATPRLGHYLPECLTIEEIDSVFDKIQEISKNPERDTALIELLYSEGLRIAEALSLRPQDIDFENEWITPIGKGNKQRLVPLGSKAKENLKIWMQGPRLELAPKSNTVIVNARGKKMSRMGAWQLIQKFTAHLEKHVTPHTFRHSFATHCLEAGMDLRVLQELLGHANVTTTQIYTHVNIQMIRGEHQIFHPREIHSREK